The window taaaatgaattaaaataatgaaaatttacatattttgaatatatttttttataaattcatttcaattgtttattttacattcatttttttattttataataaagtgtTCATTTATgtggtaataataaatttaataataatgatagttttaattttcttaaatacaaattttttacaagggaaattaaattttttgttattattttgacataattttattattacatatgatataattaaaggatagtttttatttaagaaattatttttttttgtcatttttatgattgtataaaataaatttttttagcataatttaaatatgtgtCATTTTTATgttgtaaacttttttttgtttagccatacgtaattacattatatgtgTAATTTATCTGATaacatctataataaatttaatatatatacttatatatgtaataacaaacaaaatatttcaatctaaaaaaattttattctcggttaattgaattgattaaCTGAAATATCGGTTAACTGAAATACGACATaactgatttattaaaaacaaaacgtAATTAtgaacgaattatttaattaaaatagattaaaatatcattaaagtaaatatttattatgaattgcgGAAGATTTTTGACGCAATATCTGATAAACTCGTAAGAGAAAATTGCTCAATACTcgcattttgtatattttttacactAATTAATCGAAcgcatatttaacatttatgttTCGATTGATATACAATTGTTAAAtactatataacaaaatttttcgcaTAAAAAAGACATGcagcatatatttttaatttatttttagtgtATACATAAACAAAAACTTAACTACTCAACTAAATAAAAACctctaaatgaaaatatactgtcattacttttatttttatatatattatgatatattcaaatttaaatttaattatttatataattgatcgtAATTTcataagtttatataataaattatatatatgattaaatatatatcaataagtaataatttaaatatatattttttttataaacgaaaattaaatgtaatataacgaTAATTATGATTCTTTCTtacattgtaaaaatttcatttatattacgaataaaatatataattttaaaggtaAAGCAaaacaatcaattaaaaagctgagatttattttaattaataataactttaaaataatctctatataattataagaattataattttacttttttcatattgattTTGTTTTCACAAATCTTTTTGTCACAATACATCGCACGAACAGTCcttcaataattcttaattgaaATGTTTACAATCGCACATTGCTTGTATCTATTTCACAAGATCTTAGTCttcatgaaataattaatgaggCAGTGCCtactaattatcaataattacatttatgtaATTCAACTTTACGTActtagttttaatatttatatactttgatatatacatacaaataaaTGTCCGACCATTAGTTATATTCTTTTGTGtcgtaacaaaaaaaaattttttggaggATTTTGTTGTAACTAGTCGCAGATTTTATTTCTGGAATATTTTCCATTGCAAATTCGCTTGCAATGGTAAATATCATGATAATTATTGTGTACAAATAAATAGCAACAAGAACAAGAAATTGTAATGTTACTCCATTCAGTCATTTTTTTTACGCCACTGTCCTTAATTCACATTGTCATTACACAATAACCGGAAGAAACGTAATGCCCAGCATTCTTTTCAACTTATTTCAGTAATATATCTTGGTTTCAttgttatactttattttacgCAATaacaaattgcaaaattacaGCTAAATAAGCGTAATAAATCAATGTAAATTAGCTGTAAAATTACACGATTAAGTATACTTTATATCAAACAGAAAATGTATACTTTTCTAATGTAATCCAATGTGTTGAATtagaattaacaaataatttaatatatcaaaatataaaatgttttacatATTACATTGCAGTTCATTACGTTTCATTTAAAAGGCATTCGTATACAGTTTCGTCTAACTTCAACGCtgtaatattatcgatattattaaataacatttactgtacctaaatttaataataaaaatacctaAATCACAATATATTATGCCATCATTTGATAGCAATGAGTTGGTGTTTTTCCAGTCTATTTTTCGCAGTTTTGTTATTCTGCCAAAAAAGTAGTATCAGAAGGCGGATAATTGGGACAAAGAGATCGCAATgacaaaaatgtaatattattctatgaacattcttaatattctaaaCTCCAAAGCTGGAGTTAGTGTTTACAAATACTATGCAATTTACAaagcattaaaaaagaaaaaagagagaaagaaaaaaaatagacacTAAGCATCGTTCGGCTCGCAATGGCGGGAAATGTgtcttgttttaattttatgttaaaaataaattcatgaatgcaatattattttattgtattatcattataaattaagcaaaaataatgaattataaaaatttcgtcaGTGCGAACtcacttatataatttaataaattttatattgctaaatttatgtttaacaTATCACACTTCATCAAGTAATGACAAGTACAAGTTTTATGTATGTAATTCGCAACAATTccaaatagtaaaaaatggGATGACTATTGTATCTACTAATGAAATACAATCaacaaatatatgaattatatcaaatagttacatacaattatttctcttcATAATTAGGCTGGCGCAATTGTTCCATAGCTACCTAAAATCTGTGATTTCTCCACAAGCTTTATTAAAGcaaatgtgtgtgtgtatgtttttttcttttatattaaaatgttaaagatCGAGAGTAAAAGCAAATGGCTAATTAGTAGGCTGTGCACGAAGTGCCTCATGCAGTGCCTGTTGTTGATCTGCTGTTAATGCATTTATGCATGCCTGGAACATAGACTCGTTGTTCTAAAACAGagaatagattattttttaaaacataaatatgcaatagaataaaaatatattttatataatatacattgttTACTTATACCTGTATTTGTCTAACAATGCTAAGAATTCTACCCATGACAGGATTGTCTGTTGGTACGGCATCTTTGTAAAATGCTTCTgcaaaaaaacttattaaccGAGGtagattcgaattatttggTCCTAAAACTGCTACGTGATTTGCTTCAATTAAATCACATAAATATCCATACACATAAGGTGCTTCATCTTCATCTTCTACCACTGGTAGCCAAGAGAGCCTAgacaaataaatgttttactaatttttttacaattaacgtAATACATAGTTCTCTTGCTAAAAGACCCAAACAGATATCAccgatcatatattttttctttatatgttacattcataattgttttaatatcaatttttacataatgaaaaataatcgctaaattatatatatttttcggtgttagatataatttttgagtcctctaacaaaaaaaattacttcgtATTACatcatatcaaaattaataaatatcaatttaccaATGAGGAAGTATTTCATCGACATTGattgctttattattatatttaagaatttttgttaCTGCAGAAATAGCATTTTCTGTAGGATTGACATTTTCAGGTGATCTAGATTCTGGATCATTTATAACTTCCATTAATCTAGGTAAAGCTTCTGCACATGCTTGGGCAAATGCTTCTCCTCCATATTGTCCTAAAACCCCACAACCATAAGCTGCTGCTTGTCTTACTTCTGCTGATTTATCTGATACATATTGTATCATTGgtcgtaaaaaatattcttgatattttgCACATTCAGGTCCACCAAATTCTATTACATCATCAAAAACACATAAAGCCCATTGATGATCTGACCAAGACCTTTCAggacttaataatttaacaaaatgtccacaaatttgatcgaaataagggaaaaatgaagatttatGAGTAGTGAATAAAGCATGTAAAATATCTGCTATTTTACTTAGAGTATATACATCTTCATTATCTTCATCAGCAAGTTGTTCTTCaacaatctataattttaatagaaattttaaactatttataatattaattaaattttatatcaaaattatatatgcaaaatCTTACCTCATCATAATCTTCATCTTTACGTTTTTCCAATCTAGCTACTGCCCtttcaaaatgtttattaagtaatttatcCAATATGCGTAAAAGTTCAGCCATGGGTTGTGCTCCTAAGCAACCTGCACCAAGAGTTTCAATACATTTGGCCAACGAatacaataattctaataaaacatCAGATTCAGGTTCTGTATCAATTGCTTTTAAGAGATCAGGACAAATATACGCCCACATTCCTTCAAGATACTGTGGAcctgtaatttaattattatttataattataatacaaagaatattttaatattttatgaaaatatatacgtataattattattaattaaccttTTATTTTTGCGCAATCAAGAAGATATGGTAAACTTGCAGCAGCAGCTGTTCTAACACcatcatgaaaataaaatttcagcaTAGGAACCATTAGCCGTACTACTTCTTCTGCATAATCTGCAAAACCTTCCTTCAATTCACGCGCATAACAAACTAACATTTCACAGGCAGAAGCTTTATCTTCTAAACCAGCTGTTTTAATTCCGAAATTTTGTTGTTCACCAAGAGAGATGAATTCCCAATCAACATCTTCTATACCTTCCATATCTTCATTATCTAATAAAGCCACTTCAGGTCTCATAGCGGCTGTTCGTAAAACTGGGCCCATTACTAATGGcaaatattgttcaaattgtttacctaaagaatttaattattattgtttaattatactttgatatattttatccaaaaagataaaattttaaatttcctaccaagaattttacaaattcgTGTCCATGCGGATATAAGATAACTTGTTTGTGGATCATCATCTGGAAGATCTCCTTCAGAATGAGTTTTTAGTAACATATCCATAACTTCACTAGCATCTGCAATAAACTATATaaccataaaaaatatagttatataattagtaataattatataatagtatttaaaaaaaaatattaaatattttattatgtcattttttattattataccttTTCAGGTCCTACTGCAAGTCCTATAAGACTCACGCATTCAATTGTCTTTCCACGTAACATTTTATGTTCTTGTTGATTagcattttgaataatatattttagacatGGCATTAATCTATCATAATATGTTACAAATTGTTCTTCACACGTATCAGCAACAGATGCGATAGTTGTAACaacctataaaataaaaaaaataaaataaaataaaaaaaaaaataagttgaaaaaattattattagaagttaaaaaaataattaaatatacaattttatttaattacatatagttAATATGCTTACTTGTTCTAAGACAAGTTTAGTTCCTTTCTCAactaattcttgaaatttagcAGTAAGAATTGATTCCAATTTAGCCATAATAGCATCTAAATAtggtgttaatatattttttggacAATCTTCGCTAAAATTTACAAGTGCTGCACCAGCATGAGCTTGAACCCTTGGATTTGCATTATCGTCCAAAACCATTAATAAACCAGGAATGACtttatcatgaaattttttttcaaatataggtGCAAAATCAGTTGACATTTGACCTACTGCATTACAAGCTGCATATCTTACACGAGGATGctgtaaaagatatataattagtaaatataattaatcaatagatAAACATGTATGTTCTAAAACTATCTTGGAAAAAATAGTagccaatttttaaaaactctgAAAAACGTATTCTAATAttgtcaaaataataatatatatatgaatatgaaattcttcgttttaatttatcataaatgaaatgctattatatttacatcaaaaaatataattacttactgactcaattcatattttataatgaatcatataatgaaatttatgaaaaatacagTTTTTAAACTTACGGGATCTTGCAAATATTGTATAACTCCTTCCATAATTTGAGGTAATATTGCTTCCATTTGTTTATGACAACCTTCTCCAACAGCTGATATTGCCATAAGAGCAGCAtgtctatattataaatttttttaatatttataactataattttattaaatatttttaataaattagcaaaaatataaatgtttgttCCATATCTATgacaataatattgtaatactaTTATCAACTCTCTTATTAAAGAACATCCttcaaaaaatcttaaatttttaactatcaaaacgatagataaaaatagataatttgaaagattacTCTATCACAGATGTAACGCAATTATTTGCATAAGAAGAATAACTGCTGACTATTCTGTGacgaatattatgaatattgaaaataaataaaaatactttataaatatttacctaTACTTCCAATCACTATTATTCAACATTGAAGgaatattttgtacaatttgtGGTAACATAGTTTTACCACCTAAACCACATGCTAATCTGTCTAAAGCACTTTCAGCAACAACATTATTACTATCATTGTCGTCATCAACGATTTCATCAGAAAAGCTccatttttcatcttcttctatATCTGTCATCATTTTTAGTACCAATGGTACTAAAGatgcaatatattttccaccaactttacgtaccattgCAGGAGCAGTTTCTGCTAATGTTACTAATACTTCCAATGCTAATTGTCTCCATGAATCAGCCATATcttcattcgaaaatattttcatacacATTTCCATTATAGTTTCTAATTGTAATCTCAAAAACTTAGGCGTCGATTCTgctaaatcaattaaaacttttaagagAGCATCATCTCCTTGTTTTTCTACTGATTGAGCAATTACTTGTACAATTGCTGgtaataattctgaaaaatgtttctgtatattttcttctttatcatgCAAAATGATAAAGGCTCCAATTGCTCTTACTGCTTGAAATCTgacctataataaaaattattataattattaaaaataaaaattaaaaaaaacaagaaaattaattttatgtaattatttttacgtaaaaaaaaacgaataataataataatgataaaaaagaaacaaaaaaaaattacaaagaaaaataaacaaaattttatttatttattaatttttatatgcccCGTATCtgtctataaattaaatcttcacAAATCACAGTCATCAGAAGGCAATTTTTCTATAGGAAGAATTTATGACGagaaattaaactatttttatctcgCGTATCATTcttccataaaatataaaatgaatgtacaaatataaaaatataaataaatatatatgaaaaaatatattttataatacctCATAGTTTGCAGAATCCATAATCGATTGTTGTAACATttgttttataagatttaaataatttgcttGTTGATTTCCAAATACGCCTGGGACggatctatatttatttaaaataaatattatgtaatgaaattcgaaattatatattatttataataaatacattaaatatatatatatatatatatatatatatatatatgtgtgtatatatgtatataaacttACGTGAACATTCGAAGAGCATTTTCTTTCAATGCTGGTACAGGACTATTTGCACATTGGAATAGGAACTGCAGAAACTCTGGCCATTGATTATTACCATCTTCATCAATCAAATTTCTTGCAACTTCAGCTGCAACCTCACAAACCTTACGTCGAATAGTTTCTGTCTGTTCATTTTGaacagataataaaatttgctcTTTTAATTGAGCTTGTGCTTCTGGtggaatctaaaaataaatacagctATATTGATGaacaaaaatatgatacattataacagataaatttttctttttatgtgttataatttattaaaatataaatttttatataagaattttgcaaaaaataatatacaataatctctattttgttttttttttattaaaatttttataaaatgcttaaataattttttgtaagaacattaagattaaatagaagatttaaaaattcaacatcaatcaaatattttaaaattattatatctgaaaacttttcttaaaattttataaatatttatttatatatatatatcttctaaacattttatatgtttgaaataaatttgttaaatattaatttgtaaaatatatttatatataataagaaaaataatatatagatgtaATAAGTAATACAAATTGATAATTCATAAGATTCACAATAGGTCACTTTATCATTGGCAATAGTTGTTGGCATAAACTACAGAGAGCATTatatgatttgaaattattttagtcTGCAATTTACTATATGTATTAGCAATAAAAACTaaacaatatctttattatataaaaatttaaaaaatataaaacttattgcaaaaaaaaattttttcatatatattataaagcttattttcatttttataattggaaaattattaaaataaatataataaaaatatatttactttaggATAAAAATCCATAAATTCAGAAGAGAAGAGTCGACGTAACAAGACGGCAGCCATGGCACGCATCTCTTCTGTAAGAGTGGCATTGCATAAAGAAGTTAGAAGAAATGTCACCTTGCTATCCACTGGGAGATTGTTATATGCatcctaaaatattaaaatgtataatataacacacacacatatatatatattataaaatttaatcttttataatagaatacttttattttagataacaaaaattataatattaataaaataatcatctttaatcattttagttttattttaaaatataaagtaaataaatgtcaagaagaaatataaatatttaaaaaataacaatttataattaacattttaatactacattttatacgtattttttgtaattttaaactaCTAGactaaataaaatcaagaaaaaaaaatatagtataagatatgattatatagtttatcattatttttattatatcattaattttattatatgcatattaaatgaaatgtaaaaaattagtattaataacaataatattataattttaaatatatgaaataatattcatataaatgaatatattttttatataatttaaagtagaTTCAGGAATACCGGAAATCAAATCGAAAATGATCCTGTGTAGGCGGGAAAGCGAAAtacagaaattataaatattactaagTAGTTTCgctatatattatgtattacttaatactaaattaaattgttttatcttgTAATGTTATAATAGCATCAtgtaaacgataaaataatcataaaaaaatttgataagacGCATATTTGCATCACATTAAAAATGACACGGATGAATGTAAAAGGTTGGAGGGGTGCATGCTACCACGGGACACCATTTTGGATTTTATTAGGTTCTTCTAAACACTTGTCAGTATTCActgagataattaattttatttaacttgaaactaattatattgatattatataaaattagttattaataaaattctaagtaGAACTGTAATTCAATGCGAAAAATCACTGAATGGTGCCCACATGCAAATTCTGACAACATGTTGGCAACGTGCTCTGGAAATGAAGTATCtcattttataagatttatgttttgaaaaaaaattaatatatataaaatatgcgtgtaaaaatcataaaagataTACGCACTTCTGCTTGGGTTCTGGCATCATTATCCGTGCTCAGGAGTGTATTTAAAAGCTGT is drawn from Apis mellifera strain DH4 linkage group LG5, Amel_HAv3.1, whole genome shotgun sequence and contains these coding sequences:
- the LOC724927 gene encoding importin-5 produces the protein MSMRCSFIRSVTMAADLDQFQQLLNTLLSTDNDARTQAEDAYNNLPVDSKVTFLLTSLCNATLTEEMRAMAAVLLRRLFSSEFMDFYPKIPPEAQAQLKEQILLSVQNEQTETIRRKVCEVAAEVARNLIDEDGNNQWPEFLQFLFQCANSPVPALKENALRMFTSVPGVFGNQQANYLNLIKQMLQQSIMDSANYEVRFQAVRAIGAFIILHDKEENIQKHFSELLPAIVQVIAQSVEKQGDDALLKVLIDLAESTPKFLRLQLETIMEMCMKIFSNEDMADSWRQLALEVLVTLAETAPAMVRKVGGKYIASLVPLVLKMMTDIEEDEKWSFSDEIVDDDNDSNNVVAESALDRLACGLGGKTMLPQIVQNIPSMLNNSDWKYRHAALMAISAVGEGCHKQMEAILPQIMEGVIQYLQDPHPRVRYAACNAVGQMSTDFAPIFEKKFHDKVIPGLLMVLDDNANPRVQAHAGAALVNFSEDCPKNILTPYLDAIMAKLESILTAKFQELVEKGTKLVLEQVVTTIASVADTCEEQFVTYYDRLMPCLKYIIQNANQQEHKMLRGKTIECVSLIGLAVGPEKFIADASEVMDMLLKTHSEGDLPDDDPQTSYLISAWTRICKILGKQFEQYLPLVMGPVLRTAAMRPEVALLDNEDMEGIEDVDWEFISLGEQQNFGIKTAGLEDKASACEMLVCYARELKEGFADYAEEVVRLMVPMLKFYFHDGVRTAAAASLPYLLDCAKIKGPQYLEGMWAYICPDLLKAIDTEPESDVLLELLYSLAKCIETLGAGCLGAQPMAELLRILDKLLNKHFERAVARLEKRKDEDYDEIVEEQLADEDNEDVYTLSKIADILHALFTTHKSSFFPYFDQICGHFVKLLSPERSWSDHQWALCVFDDVIEFGGPECAKYQEYFLRPMIQYVSDKSAEVRQAAAYGCGVLGQYGGEAFAQACAEALPRLMEVINDPESRSPENVNPTENAISAVTKILKYNNKAINVDEILPHWLSWLPVVEDEDEAPYVYGYLCDLIEANHVAVLGPNNSNLPRLISFFAEAFYKDAVPTDNPVMGRILSIVRQIQNNESMFQACINALTADQQQALHEALRAQPTN